A region of the Exiguobacterium aurantiacum DSM 6208 genome:
AACACTTGTTTACCTATATAACCGCCGTTTAACTTGTCGACGTGCAACATGAAAACTCCACCCCTCATTTTCAACTTTTTTTTGTGATATATGTTTTAAAAGCTGTCACATGGGAATAATCTGAACTGTAAGGCATTTTAAAACTTATTCATCACTTCCATTGTTCCATAAAAATGTAGGTCAGGACAATGGACAAAACAGAAAGGAGAATGTTTTATGGGTTGGATTATCACATTAATCGTCGGGGGTATTATCGGTTGGTTAGCAGGTCTTATTTTAGGTAAGGATGTGCCAGGTGGCGTTATCGGTAACATCATCGCTGGTATCATCGGTGCTTGGCTCGGTGGCCTCATCTTCGGTGACTTCGGTCCTGCAGTTGGCGGCATCGCAATCGTACCAGCACTTCTCGGTGCGATTATCTTAATCTTGATCGTATCGTTCGTCATGAAATCTATGCGTAAACGCTAATCAAATGCCTACCGAAAACGGGACCCTCGACTACGAGGGTCCCGTTTCACGTTCAGCTGATGACGACGTATAGCTTGCCGTCCCGTTCAATGAAGCGTTTATCCGTCTGGAGACCGAACAGCGTGAAAATCGATTCGATGAACGAACGGTCATAACGCCACTCCGTGCCAAGCTCGGTATCAATCCGTTTCTCCGGTTCCCCAAGCAACGCGATCATATCGTCGGGACGTTTATCCAAGTCGATGTCGATCCGGTTCACCCGCCCGTTCTCAAACGTCACATCGAACCCTTCATACCGCCAGACGCCGTTTTGGTCGCTCGGTTCACCTAGTTGCTCGAGGACCGTGCTTTCCCGTTTGTTCATGAGCCCATCCATCGTCTCGAGCGGATGTCCCGTCCGCGCCTCGACCTCAATCGCGATCAACTCCAGACGTTCGATATCGAACTGCCCCGCGATTGTCTCGCCGGTTTCCGCCTCAAGCTCGAATGCGAGCTCGGCCGCCTCGACGAGCGTCACGGTTTCTTCCTTCACTATCGTCTCTCCACCTACGACCGCGACCGCCTTCACGTCATATCGGCCGGGCATCCGATTGATGGTGACGGTATCACCTGTTTTTTCTACCCGTCCCGCTTGCGTTCCGTCCACCCACACGTTCGTCAGCGGTCTGTCTGCTGTCACGGTGAGGCGTTGCGGCAACAATTCGATCTGATAATCGGCAAAACCGAACCGCCCCTCCCCTGTGTCGGTCAAGCGGAACAGTCCTTCTCCGTCCGAAGTCTGTTGACGATCCCGTGCCACCTCGGCGATCGCCTCGCCTCGAAGCGCCGGCTCATCGTTCAACCATCGGACAAAACGGATGGCCTCGGCCCGCGTGAGCGGAACGTTGGCGTATTCGACCGTCTGTTCGAAGAACGCGATATCTTCCGTGAGCAGCGCCTCTTTGAACCGGACGTGAATGTTCTCGTTTTCTGCGGCCGGCCGATAACCGTATACGTACACGAGGATGGCGACAACAGCGAGGACGCCCCCGCCGGCCAACCATATCCGAAGGCGGCGCTTCGGTACGCTCTTTTTCGTCCGTTCATACGCCAAGCGTTTCCCTCCTCTCTATCTCGTTTTATTCTATTGTATGTCGGCATCCATCGACAGGACAATCGTTCTTCCGCCCGAATTTCCATGTTATGATGAAGTGGAACAGTCATTTCAGAATGGAGGACGTGCCATGCACACAGAAGACAACTGTATTTTTTGTAAAATCGTCAAGAACGAGATCCCTTCTCACAAAGTGTACGAAGACGATGACGTCGTCGCTTTCCTCGACATCTCGCAAGTGACGAACGGACATACGCTCGTCATTCCAAAACACCACGCCCGAAACGTCTATGAGCTCCCGGAAAACATTGCGGCGGACGTCTTCCAGACCGTCCCGAAAATCGCGAACGCGATTCAACGTCAGACCGGCGCCATCGGGATGAACGTTCTGTCCAACGCCGAGGAAATCGCCGGTCAGACCGTCTATCATTTTCATATTCATTTGATCCCGCGTTTTGGCCACGACGATGGCTTCGGCGCGAAATGGGAAACACACATGGACGAGTATTCGCAAGAAACGCTCAAACAGCTGGCCACTCAAATCAAACAATACGTTTAAACGACACGGACCGGGCATATGCCCGGTCCGTGTTGGTTTATGTTGAATTGATCGAATCGAGGTGGCGTTTCCGTTCCTCATCGATTTGTGCCCGTTCGACTTGTAATTTGATTGCCTGCTCGTACAACTGCTGACGCGATTTGACAGATTCGGCTTGTTCAAATTCTTTTCGTAATTCATGTAGGCGGGCATCTATTTCGACGAGTCGCTTTTCAAGCAACGTTTGCTTGCGCTCCTGTTCGCTCTGTTCTGATGCTTCATATCCCGCCTCGAGTGCTTCCATGATTGTGTGTGCCCAAGTGTCATCCCCGAGTCGTATCGCAGCGTTATACAAGTCCAACATGTCGTCGACCCAACGCTTTTGCTTGTTCACTGGAGGTCACCTTCCTTTACCTACATTCTAAAATAAAATGATTTTTCGGTCAAAATTGAATGTTCTGAAAAATTTTATTTGAGATATAGGTTTTTAATCTCTCTTTTTTGGTAAAATAATATGAAAAGAATGTATTCTAGCATCATCGTGCTTGAGGAGGGGAATGTATTGTCGAGTCACAATCGTCGAGAATGGGTTGCTTTCGGCTTTGTCGTAGCGTTTTTAGGGGTTGCGACGATGCGAAAACTCGCTCGTGGAACGGCAAACGATGCCGCATCGAAGCAGCATCGGGCGTCTACAATCACTACGTTGAAAGAACAATTCAAAAAAGTTGCGTCTGACACATCGCACGTCGCACAGGCAGGCAAGCTGCAAGGGAAAGAATTGGCGGATCAAGTGAAAGCCGAAGTCGAACGCTATCAACAAGACATTCAGCCTTCTATCGAGCGGATCCAAGGAAACCTTAACGAGCTTTCGAACGTACAGTCAGATATGACCGAAACGAAAGCGAAACAGACTGACTGATTTGTCT
Encoded here:
- a CDS encoding GlsB/YeaQ/YmgE family stress response membrane protein encodes the protein MGWIITLIVGGIIGWLAGLILGKDVPGGVIGNIIAGIIGAWLGGLIFGDFGPAVGGIAIVPALLGAIILILIVSFVMKSMRKR
- a CDS encoding HIT family protein; this translates as MHTEDNCIFCKIVKNEIPSHKVYEDDDVVAFLDISQVTNGHTLVIPKHHARNVYELPENIAADVFQTVPKIANAIQRQTGAIGMNVLSNAEEIAGQTVYHFHIHLIPRFGHDDGFGAKWETHMDEYSQETLKQLATQIKQYV